The following coding sequences are from one Streptomyces angustmyceticus window:
- a CDS encoding bifunctional polysaccharide deacetylase/glycosyltransferase family 2 protein — protein sequence MRRRANRARHRRSRDPRGHWLLLIMVLPVMFGALLFEGWTTHEVDAAKTRKDCASPVPRSVDKGGPVLRFHDGKAVSSSVPARTVALTYDGGPDPVWTPRLLDLLRKHHAHATFFLRGAQAAEHPDLVRRIKAEGHEIGSNTYTGAAMGASSPLRASLELSLTQKALAGSAGLHTRLLRMPQTTAVDTLCGAEWKAAEKAGAEGYTLVAADRWYRNPSQGVIRQFGQNGLGYLGSKELLDNPKADRFTTVTAGVRRPSPDVPASAVERWSGTALIWAKALGHAFISAMAWVLAIAGGLGLLRLAMLVFFARTHVRRLTRIRPGSTWLREVTDPVTVLVPAYNEEAGIESTVRSLLASTHRRLQVIVIDDGSTDRTADIAARIGDPRLEVIRQTNAGKAAALNTGLAHARYGIIVMVDADTVFEPDAFHHLIQPLAHPAVGAVSGNTKVGNRRRLLGRWQHLEYVFGFNLDRRMFEVLECMPTVPGAIGAFRRDALMGVGGVSEDTLAEDTDLTMALWQAGWRVVYEESAVAWTEVPTSLRQLWRQRYRWCYGTIQAMWKHRRAVVRLGPAGRSGRRGLSYLVLFQVALPLFAPVVDIFALYGLLFLGPWQSAGVWCGFLLVQLLCAGYALRLDGEKLRSLWAMPFQLLVYRQLMYLVVIQSVVAFLLGTRLKWHRMHRSGTAGQQIGQPAAYRSLSSR from the coding sequence GTGAGACGCCGCGCGAACCGGGCCCGGCACCGGCGCTCCCGCGACCCGCGCGGTCACTGGCTGCTGCTGATCATGGTGCTCCCGGTGATGTTCGGTGCCCTGCTCTTCGAGGGCTGGACCACCCACGAGGTCGACGCCGCCAAGACCCGCAAGGACTGCGCCAGCCCCGTGCCCCGGTCCGTCGACAAGGGCGGCCCGGTGCTCCGGTTCCACGACGGCAAGGCGGTCTCGTCCTCGGTGCCGGCCCGCACGGTGGCGCTCACCTACGACGGCGGGCCCGACCCCGTGTGGACGCCGCGGCTGCTCGACCTGCTGCGCAAGCACCACGCCCACGCCACGTTCTTCCTCCGCGGCGCCCAGGCGGCCGAGCACCCGGACCTGGTGCGGCGGATCAAGGCCGAGGGCCATGAGATCGGCTCGAACACCTACACCGGCGCGGCCATGGGCGCGTCCTCGCCGCTGCGCGCCTCCCTGGAGCTGTCGCTCACGCAGAAGGCGCTGGCGGGCAGCGCGGGCCTGCACACCAGGCTGCTGCGGATGCCGCAGACCACCGCGGTCGACACCCTGTGCGGCGCCGAGTGGAAGGCCGCCGAGAAGGCCGGCGCGGAGGGCTACACCCTGGTCGCCGCCGACCGCTGGTACCGCAACCCTTCGCAGGGCGTGATCCGGCAGTTCGGCCAGAACGGCCTCGGCTACCTGGGCTCCAAGGAACTGCTCGACAACCCGAAGGCCGACAGGTTCACCACCGTGACGGCGGGGGTACGCCGGCCCTCGCCCGACGTCCCGGCCTCCGCCGTCGAGCGCTGGTCGGGTACGGCCCTGATCTGGGCCAAGGCCCTGGGGCACGCCTTCATCAGCGCGATGGCCTGGGTGCTCGCCATAGCTGGCGGACTGGGACTGCTGAGGCTGGCGATGCTGGTGTTCTTCGCCCGGACCCACGTCCGGCGGCTGACCCGTATCCGCCCCGGATCGACCTGGCTGCGGGAGGTCACCGACCCGGTGACGGTGCTCGTCCCGGCCTACAACGAAGAGGCGGGCATCGAGTCCACCGTCCGTTCGCTGCTCGCCTCCACCCACCGGCGACTACAGGTCATCGTGATCGACGACGGGTCGACGGACCGGACGGCGGACATCGCCGCGCGGATCGGCGATCCCCGATTGGAGGTGATCCGGCAGACCAACGCGGGCAAGGCGGCAGCCCTCAACACCGGCCTGGCCCATGCCCGGTACGGCATCATCGTCATGGTCGACGCCGACACCGTCTTCGAACCGGACGCCTTCCACCACCTCATCCAGCCGCTCGCCCACCCGGCGGTGGGTGCGGTCAGCGGCAACACCAAAGTCGGCAACCGTCGCCGGCTGCTGGGCCGGTGGCAGCACCTGGAGTACGTCTTCGGGTTCAACCTCGACCGGCGGATGTTCGAGGTGCTGGAGTGCATGCCGACGGTCCCCGGCGCCATCGGGGCCTTCCGCCGGGACGCGCTGATGGGTGTCGGCGGCGTCAGCGAGGACACCCTCGCCGAGGACACCGACCTCACCATGGCCCTGTGGCAGGCGGGCTGGCGGGTGGTCTACGAGGAGTCCGCCGTCGCCTGGACCGAGGTGCCCACCTCGCTGCGGCAGCTGTGGCGGCAGCGCTACCGCTGGTGCTACGGAACGATCCAGGCCATGTGGAAGCACCGCCGGGCCGTCGTCAGACTGGGCCCGGCCGGGCGCTCGGGCCGCCGCGGGCTGAGCTACCTCGTCCTCTTCCAGGTCGCCCTGCCCCTGTTCGCGCCGGTCGTCGACATCTTCGCGCTGTACGGGCTGCTCTTCCTGGGGCCCTGGCAGTCGGCCGGCGTGTGGTGCGGCTTCCTGCTCGTGCAGCTGCTCTGCGCCGGATACGCGCTGCGGCTGGATGGCGAGAAGCTGCGGTCGCTGTGGGCGATGCCGTTCCAGCTCCTGGTCTACCGGCAGCTGATGTATCTGGTGGTCATCCAGTCCGTGGTGGCCTTCCTGCTCGGCACCCGCCTGAAGTGGCACCGGATGCACCGCTCGGGGACCGCGGGGCAGCAGATCGGGCAGCCGGCGGCGTACCGGAGCCTGTCATCGAGGTGA
- a CDS encoding LCP family protein, with translation MSDWLDGAPGAHRGGGAGKPERAVTGQVRQPGSRPPQPAAGRPMPGPYGGPGGPRRRSTRPAATRPTWRRRILRLAGLVGVVALLTSIGTYTWADTKLERDVDLGRLTGRPAPGKGANYLIVGSDSRQGLSGKQLKDLHTGGSADAGRRTDSMILLHTGAHGTTMMSLPRDSWVTIPPHVRPETGKRYGASKDKLNAAFSRGGPELLVRTVEHNTGLRIGHYTEIGFAGFVGIVDAVGGVPMCLDKAVRDEKSGENLAQGCHTLDGREALAFVRQRHQEAQGDLGRGQNQQKFLAALSHKAAQPGTLLNPSTVYPTVNAGLDTLIVDKGMSLWNLTSLFEAMKGVSAGQGTRLHVPVSGLGVRTPKGSAVRWDLPRAKKLFRELHDDQQVTSAPKG, from the coding sequence ATGAGTGACTGGCTGGACGGTGCCCCCGGCGCCCACCGTGGCGGTGGCGCGGGGAAGCCGGAGCGTGCCGTCACGGGGCAGGTGCGGCAGCCCGGCTCCCGTCCGCCGCAGCCGGCCGCCGGCCGGCCGATGCCCGGCCCCTACGGCGGTCCCGGCGGTCCCAGGCGCAGAAGCACCCGGCCCGCGGCCACCCGCCCCACCTGGCGCCGCCGGATCCTGCGGCTCGCCGGCCTGGTGGGCGTCGTGGCGCTGCTCACCTCCATAGGCACCTACACCTGGGCCGACACCAAGCTGGAGCGCGACGTCGACCTCGGCCGGCTCACCGGCCGGCCGGCGCCGGGCAAGGGGGCCAACTATCTGATCGTGGGCTCCGACAGCCGCCAGGGCCTGTCCGGGAAGCAGCTGAAGGACCTGCACACCGGCGGCTCGGCGGACGCGGGGCGCCGCACCGACTCGATGATCCTGCTGCACACCGGCGCCCACGGCACCACCATGATGAGCCTGCCGCGCGACTCCTGGGTGACCATCCCGCCCCACGTCCGCCCGGAAACCGGCAAGCGCTACGGCGCGTCGAAGGACAAGCTCAACGCGGCGTTCTCGCGGGGCGGTCCCGAGCTGCTCGTCCGGACCGTCGAGCACAACACGGGCCTGCGCATCGGGCACTACACGGAGATCGGCTTCGCGGGCTTCGTCGGCATCGTGGACGCGGTCGGCGGTGTGCCGATGTGCCTGGACAAGGCCGTCAGGGACGAGAAGTCCGGCGAAAACCTCGCACAGGGCTGCCACACGCTCGACGGCCGGGAGGCGCTCGCCTTCGTCCGCCAGCGCCACCAAGAGGCCCAGGGCGATCTCGGCCGCGGCCAAAACCAGCAGAAGTTCCTGGCCGCGCTCTCCCACAAGGCCGCACAACCCGGCACCCTGCTCAACCCGTCCACGGTCTACCCCACGGTGAACGCGGGCCTCGACACGCTCATCGTCGACAAGGGCATGAGCCTGTGGAACCTCACCTCGCTCTTCGAAGCGATGAAGGGCGTCTCGGCCGGCCAGGGCACCCGCCTCCACGTCCCCGTCTCCGGCCTCGGCGTCAGGACCCCCAAGGGCAGCGCCGTGCGGTGGGACCTGCCGCGGGCGAAGAAGCTCTTCAGGGAACTGCACGACGACCAGCAGGTGACGTCCGCGCCGAAGGGTTGA
- a CDS encoding glycosyltransferase family 4 protein produces MISTPTSAHGLSPLRTVQVLGHGSAGSAAHVRSLAEGLVARGVRVTVCATQETEDAYDFTGSGARFVYVPPRTDPASVAALRSACWDADLVHAHGLRAGLRASMALRGLRGPRGGRRVPLVITWHTKAHIEGARAGLVHLMERRVARAAAVVLGACSDLVDRARERGARDARLAPVAIPRPRPGGAAAEPESHDRMRRKERAELGAVDRPLLLVVGRLDPSQGHDLLLDAAHAWCALDPQPLVAIAGEGEQRAALQRRIDAEQLPVQLLGRRDDVPELLSAADLVVLPSRWEARSLIAQEALRAGVPLVATDTGGTRELVGPAAELVRYGDAAALARAVLALLADPVRRDALAAAGRAQAAGWPSENDTVTQVLSVYDELTQPAQPA; encoded by the coding sequence GTGATCAGCACCCCGACCTCGGCGCACGGGCTGTCGCCGCTGCGCACGGTCCAGGTGCTGGGACACGGCAGTGCCGGCAGCGCGGCGCACGTCCGCTCGCTGGCCGAAGGGCTCGTGGCCCGCGGGGTGCGGGTGACCGTCTGCGCCACGCAGGAGACCGAGGACGCCTACGACTTCACCGGCTCGGGCGCGCGGTTCGTGTACGTCCCGCCGCGGACGGACCCGGCGAGCGTGGCCGCGCTGCGCAGCGCCTGCTGGGACGCCGACCTCGTCCACGCGCACGGGCTGCGGGCCGGGCTGCGGGCCTCGATGGCGCTCCGCGGACTGCGCGGCCCCCGGGGCGGACGGCGGGTCCCGCTGGTCATCACCTGGCACACCAAGGCGCACATCGAGGGCGCGCGGGCCGGCCTGGTGCATCTCATGGAGCGGCGGGTGGCGCGGGCGGCCGCCGTGGTCCTGGGGGCCTGTTCCGACCTCGTGGACCGGGCGCGTGAGCGGGGAGCGCGCGATGCCCGGCTCGCGCCCGTCGCGATTCCGCGCCCCCGGCCGGGCGGCGCTGCGGCCGAGCCCGAGAGCCACGACCGGATGCGTCGCAAGGAACGGGCCGAACTGGGCGCGGTGGACCGCCCGTTGCTGCTCGTGGTCGGCCGGCTCGACCCGAGTCAGGGGCACGACCTGCTGCTGGACGCGGCACACGCCTGGTGCGCGCTCGATCCGCAGCCGCTGGTCGCCATCGCGGGGGAGGGCGAGCAGCGGGCCGCGCTGCAGCGGCGCATCGACGCCGAGCAGTTGCCCGTCCAGTTGCTCGGCCGCCGCGACGACGTCCCCGAACTCCTCTCCGCCGCCGACCTGGTGGTGCTGCCCAGCAGGTGGGAGGCCCGTTCGCTGATCGCCCAGGAGGCGCTGCGCGCGGGGGTGCCGCTGGTCGCCACCGACACCGGAGGCACCCGCGAACTGGTCGGCCCGGCCGCGGAACTGGTGCGGTACGGCGACGCCGCCGCGCTGGCCCGTGCGGTCCTCGCGCTGCTCGCCGACCCCGTACGGCGGGACGCCCTCGCCGCGGCGGGCCGCGCCCAGGCGGCCGGCTGGCCCAGCGAGAACGACACCGTCACCCAGGTCCTCAGCGTCTACGACGAACTGACCCAGCCGGCGCAGCCGGCCTGA
- a CDS encoding PucR family transcriptional regulator has product MGPEAKIEAEITVRRALELPALRRGLPEVLAGADRLDRPVRWVHAGEVPHIASLLKGGELLLTTGLGLGARPSEQRAFIRKLADREIAALVVELGSRFESLPAALVDAARDCGLPLIQLHREVPYVTVTEAIHTEIINSHYALLRRADEILRRCTDVLLRGGGAPEVLRLLADFTGNPLCLETPDGSPLYAAGPDTGDGGPADADPLLAWEGLRDTGVRIDVPGGGPGPDAVRARLVLLPVNAPLAPVHRIAAERAADLLAVVMLQSRQEEVLAARGRGDFLADLAEGRISAAEAPGQARLLGFRPGTEPVLPVVMRLPAGLPSPGGWALLAQALREELAAPGVPVLLGVRPVEGRVPLLVALRAGQDREALADRIAAALRAGVVRAGLDRPAAPRPVVVVGTPGDWAAAGPGLRHAAEAAAAAQGLPEAPWYDARRLDIELLLWRMREHGEQGVLTDFVERAIGPLLAHDRGARQPLLPTLEAYLASAGRKAETARDLNVNRQTLYDRLARIAQLLGTDLDDPQTVLGLRLALRARRHTDHP; this is encoded by the coding sequence ATGGGGCCGGAAGCGAAGATCGAAGCCGAGATCACGGTACGCAGGGCGCTGGAGCTGCCGGCGCTGCGACGCGGCCTGCCGGAGGTGCTGGCCGGCGCCGACCGGCTGGACCGCCCGGTGCGCTGGGTGCACGCGGGCGAGGTCCCGCACATCGCCTCGCTGCTCAAGGGCGGCGAACTGCTGCTGACCACCGGGCTCGGGCTGGGCGCCCGGCCCTCCGAACAGCGCGCCTTCATCCGCAAGCTCGCGGACCGCGAGATCGCCGCGCTCGTCGTGGAGCTGGGTTCCCGCTTCGAATCCCTGCCGGCCGCACTCGTCGACGCGGCCCGGGACTGCGGCCTGCCGCTGATCCAGCTGCACCGCGAGGTCCCCTACGTCACGGTCACCGAGGCGATCCACACCGAGATCATCAACAGCCACTACGCGCTGCTGCGGCGCGCCGACGAGATCCTGCGGCGCTGTACGGACGTGCTGCTGCGCGGCGGCGGCGCCCCCGAGGTGCTCCGGCTGCTCGCCGACTTCACCGGCAACCCGCTCTGCCTGGAGACCCCCGACGGCAGCCCCCTCTACGCCGCGGGCCCGGACACCGGCGACGGCGGCCCGGCGGACGCCGACCCGCTGCTGGCCTGGGAGGGCCTGCGCGACACCGGCGTCCGCATCGACGTCCCCGGCGGCGGCCCCGGCCCCGACGCGGTCCGCGCCCGCCTCGTCCTGCTGCCCGTCAACGCCCCGCTGGCCCCGGTGCACCGGATCGCCGCCGAGCGGGCGGCCGACCTTCTCGCCGTCGTCATGCTCCAGTCCCGCCAGGAGGAGGTGCTCGCCGCCCGGGGCCGCGGCGACTTCCTCGCGGACCTGGCGGAGGGCCGGATCTCCGCGGCGGAGGCGCCCGGCCAGGCCCGCCTGCTGGGCTTCCGCCCCGGCACGGAACCGGTGCTCCCGGTGGTGATGCGGCTGCCCGCCGGGCTGCCCTCCCCCGGCGGCTGGGCGCTGCTCGCCCAGGCCCTGCGCGAGGAACTCGCCGCCCCCGGGGTGCCGGTGCTCCTCGGCGTGCGCCCCGTGGAGGGCCGGGTCCCGCTGCTCGTCGCGCTGCGCGCGGGCCAGGACCGTGAGGCGCTCGCCGACCGGATCGCCGCGGCACTGCGCGCCGGGGTCGTCCGCGCCGGCCTGGACCGGCCGGCCGCCCCCCGCCCGGTGGTCGTGGTCGGCACCCCGGGCGACTGGGCGGCGGCGGGCCCCGGCCTGCGGCACGCGGCGGAGGCGGCGGCCGCGGCCCAGGGGCTGCCGGAAGCACCCTGGTACGACGCGCGCCGCCTGGACATCGAGCTGTTGCTGTGGCGGATGCGCGAACACGGCGAGCAGGGGGTGCTCACCGACTTCGTGGAGCGCGCCATCGGGCCGCTGCTCGCCCATGACCGCGGCGCCCGGCAGCCGCTGCTGCCGACGCTGGAGGCCTATCTGGCCAGCGCGGGCCGCAAGGCGGAGACCGCCCGCGACCTGAACGTGAACCGGCAGACGCTGTACGACCGGCTGGCCCGCATCGCGCAGTTGCTGGGCACGGACCTGGACGATCCCCAGACGGTCCTGGGCCTGCGGCTGGCCCTGCGCGCCAGGCGCCATACGGACCACCCGTAG
- a CDS encoding LacI family DNA-binding transcriptional regulator, which produces MVPEPNGPRPTLEAVAALAGVSRATVSRVVNGGAGVRDEVRERVREAVAELGYVPNSAARSLVTRRTGAVAVVIAEPETRVFSDPFFGRQLRGISRELAGADTQLLLMFVEHRTDYDRIGRYLSAGHVDGALMFSLHRDDPLPAMAERAGLPTVYGGRPDWAGAGRAPRPLYVDTDNRDGARQAVRHLLGRGRRRIAVITGPLDQTSAVDRLDGYREALGTPEPDPRLIADGGFTAQGGERAMAELLDAAPDLDAVFACSDLMANGALRTLRARGRRVPDDVAVVGYDDLEPATWADPPLTTVRQDVEEMGRLMARLLLRLLDPRKAEGADGGAGAGQVPGDGPGGLAPVITGARLVVREST; this is translated from the coding sequence ATGGTGCCTGAGCCGAACGGTCCGCGCCCGACGCTGGAGGCGGTCGCCGCGCTCGCCGGGGTCTCGCGGGCCACGGTCTCCCGCGTGGTCAACGGCGGTGCGGGCGTACGGGACGAGGTCCGCGAACGCGTCCGCGAGGCGGTGGCCGAACTGGGCTACGTCCCCAACAGCGCGGCCCGCTCCCTGGTCACCCGCCGCACGGGAGCGGTCGCCGTGGTCATCGCGGAGCCCGAGACCCGGGTCTTCAGCGACCCGTTCTTCGGGCGCCAACTGCGGGGCATCAGCCGCGAGCTGGCCGGCGCCGACACCCAGCTCCTGCTGATGTTCGTCGAGCACCGCACCGACTACGACCGCATCGGCCGCTACCTGTCGGCCGGGCACGTCGACGGCGCGCTGATGTTCTCGCTGCACCGCGACGACCCGCTGCCCGCCATGGCCGAGCGGGCCGGCCTGCCCACCGTCTACGGCGGCCGGCCCGACTGGGCGGGCGCCGGCCGCGCGCCCCGGCCGCTGTACGTCGACACCGACAACCGCGACGGCGCCCGCCAGGCCGTACGCCACCTCCTCGGCCGCGGCCGGCGCCGGATCGCCGTGATCACCGGGCCGCTCGACCAGACCTCGGCGGTGGACCGCCTCGACGGTTACCGCGAGGCGCTCGGCACACCGGAGCCGGACCCGCGGCTGATCGCGGACGGCGGGTTCACCGCGCAGGGCGGCGAGCGCGCCATGGCCGAACTCCTCGACGCCGCACCGGACCTGGACGCCGTCTTCGCCTGCTCCGACCTGATGGCGAACGGCGCGCTGCGCACGCTCCGGGCCCGTGGGCGCCGGGTGCCGGACGACGTGGCGGTGGTCGGCTACGACGATCTGGAGCCGGCCACCTGGGCCGATCCGCCGCTGACCACGGTGCGCCAGGACGTGGAGGAGATGGGGCGGCTGATGGCCCGGTTGCTGCTGCGGCTCCTGGACCCGCGGAAGGCCGAGGGGGCGGACGGGGGCGCCGGGGCGGGGCAGGTGCCGGGGGACGGTCCCGGCGGACTCGCTCCGGTGATCACGGGGGCCCGGCTGGTGGTGCGGGAATCGACGTGA
- a CDS encoding beta-1,3-glucanase family protein, translating to MITRRSLLGGLAVGTAASGFGLAGHALGAPAPASAARSGRAADGMPLHLVNHSGAYANSSVWIYIVGNDGTQQVHVTPDGALRPVALADNGPDGYTDYAIPLAASGTTTLRLPRMSGRIYTALGGRLKFKAVEDGNGKAALAYPAGWVPSDPNYDVLHDCAEFTYNSGGMYCNTTMVDMFSVPLAITLTGAAEQTTGTLKDGARATVFSDVKAAEGFDRLVIGDKRVIAPGHGLDTGLFDKDYFAPAIDEAWSAYAGKDLTVTTDAGTFTGRVSGGTLSFTGPRGAVGRAAAPAGPVSFDKPSTRDVLFCDGTLAAPNDGARGPVAAVLGAALNRSTLTSQARQPATDPAAFYRQRLTNHYAKAMHAATRDGRAYGFAFDDVAGFASYIEDGAPREITLTLTPF from the coding sequence GTGATCACTCGCCGCAGCCTGCTCGGCGGACTCGCCGTCGGTACCGCCGCCTCCGGATTCGGCCTGGCCGGCCATGCCCTCGGCGCTCCTGCCCCTGCTTCCGCCGCCCGGTCCGGCCGGGCCGCCGACGGGATGCCCCTGCACCTCGTCAACCACTCCGGCGCCTACGCCAACTCCTCGGTCTGGATCTACATCGTCGGCAACGACGGCACCCAGCAGGTGCACGTCACCCCGGACGGCGCACTCCGGCCCGTCGCGCTCGCCGACAACGGCCCGGACGGCTACACCGACTACGCGATCCCGCTCGCCGCGAGCGGCACCACCACCCTCCGACTGCCGCGGATGTCCGGCCGGATCTACACCGCGCTGGGCGGCAGGCTCAAGTTCAAGGCGGTCGAGGACGGCAACGGGAAGGCCGCGCTCGCCTACCCGGCGGGCTGGGTCCCGTCCGACCCCAACTACGACGTCCTCCACGACTGCGCGGAGTTCACCTACAACTCCGGCGGGATGTACTGCAACACCACGATGGTCGACATGTTCAGCGTCCCGCTCGCCATCACGCTCACCGGCGCCGCGGAACAGACCACCGGCACGCTGAAGGACGGTGCCCGCGCCACGGTCTTCTCCGACGTCAAGGCCGCCGAGGGCTTCGACCGCCTGGTCATCGGCGACAAGCGCGTGATCGCCCCCGGCCACGGTCTCGACACCGGGCTCTTCGACAAGGACTACTTCGCCCCGGCCATCGACGAGGCATGGTCCGCCTACGCGGGCAAGGACCTGACCGTCACCACCGACGCCGGCACCTTCACCGGCCGGGTCAGCGGCGGCACGCTCTCCTTCACCGGCCCCCGGGGCGCCGTGGGCCGAGCGGCCGCGCCCGCCGGCCCGGTCTCCTTCGACAAGCCGTCCACCCGCGACGTCCTCTTCTGCGACGGCACCCTCGCGGCCCCCAACGATGGAGCCCGCGGCCCGGTCGCCGCCGTCCTGGGCGCCGCCCTCAACCGCTCCACCCTCACCTCTCAGGCACGGCAGCCCGCCACCGACCCGGCCGCCTTCTACCGGCAGCGGCTGACCAACCACTACGCCAAGGCCATGCACGCCGCGACGCGGGACGGCAGGGCCTACGGCTTCGCCTTCGACGACGTGGCCGGCTTCGCCTCGTACATCGAGGACGGCGCGCCGCGGGAGATCACCCTCACCCTGACCCCGTTCTGA
- a CDS encoding glycoside hydrolase family 15 protein, whose product MHVAGRIEDYALIGDMQTAALVCRDGTVDWLCLPRFDSPAVFAGLLGTEEHGFWRMGPVNGPGGRPAPADRRRYRGDSLVLESEWDTPRGTVRVIDFMPPRDGAPQLIRIVEGVSGRVPMRSELRMRFSYGWVVPWVHKVDDRTVAVAGPDSVWLDTEAETYGKDLTTFSDFTVSPGERIAFTISWEPSHKPPPAVAEPEASLEATEEFWREWVEHCTYHGPYRDAVVRSLITLKALTYAPTGGIVAAPTTSLPECLGGVRNWDYRFTWLRDAAITLSSLLRTGYREEARAWREWLLRAVAGDPENLQIMYGIAGERELGENELDWLPGYENSRPVRVGNGAAGQLQLDVYGEVTEALHLAHMTGLARNDYASVLQLKLIQWVEKHWDEPDEGIWEVRGPRRHFVHSKVMTWVAVDRTVKLIESGDVDGPLERWKDLRETIHRDVCENGYDKERNTFTQSYGSQELDASLLLIPQMGFLPPDDKRVIGTIEAIQRELSTEDGFVLRYPTSGADDLGVDGLEGEEGAFLACSFWLADDLAMIGRVDEARKLFEKLLSLRNDLGLLAEEWDPKAQRQVGNFPQAFSHVPLIDTALRLTASGAYGG is encoded by the coding sequence ATGCACGTGGCCGGGCGCATCGAGGACTACGCACTCATCGGCGATATGCAGACCGCCGCTCTAGTGTGCAGGGACGGCACAGTCGACTGGCTGTGCCTGCCCCGCTTCGACTCCCCGGCGGTCTTCGCAGGGCTGCTGGGCACGGAGGAGCACGGATTCTGGCGGATGGGGCCGGTCAACGGTCCCGGGGGCCGGCCCGCACCGGCCGACCGCCGGCGCTACCGGGGCGATTCGCTCGTCCTGGAATCGGAGTGGGACACCCCGCGCGGCACGGTCCGCGTGATCGACTTCATGCCGCCGCGCGACGGGGCGCCGCAGCTGATCCGCATCGTGGAAGGCGTCAGCGGCCGGGTTCCGATGCGCTCGGAGCTGCGGATGCGGTTCTCCTACGGCTGGGTCGTGCCCTGGGTGCACAAGGTGGACGACCGTACGGTCGCGGTGGCGGGCCCCGATTCGGTGTGGCTGGACACCGAGGCGGAGACCTACGGCAAGGACCTGACGACGTTCTCCGACTTCACGGTCTCGCCGGGTGAGCGGATCGCGTTCACGATCAGCTGGGAGCCCTCCCACAAGCCGCCGCCGGCCGTCGCGGAGCCCGAGGCGTCGCTGGAGGCGACCGAGGAGTTCTGGCGCGAGTGGGTCGAGCACTGCACGTACCACGGCCCCTACCGCGACGCGGTGGTGCGCTCGCTGATCACGCTCAAGGCGCTGACGTACGCGCCGACCGGCGGGATCGTGGCGGCCCCGACGACCTCGCTGCCGGAGTGCCTGGGCGGCGTGCGCAATTGGGACTACCGCTTCACCTGGCTCCGGGACGCCGCGATCACCCTCTCGTCCCTGCTGCGCACCGGCTACCGCGAGGAGGCGCGGGCCTGGCGGGAGTGGCTGCTGCGGGCGGTGGCCGGCGATCCGGAGAACCTGCAGATCATGTACGGCATCGCCGGTGAGCGGGAGTTGGGCGAGAACGAGCTCGACTGGCTTCCCGGATACGAGAATTCGCGTCCGGTGCGGGTCGGCAACGGCGCCGCCGGGCAGCTCCAGCTCGATGTCTACGGCGAGGTCACCGAGGCGCTTCACCTGGCGCACATGACGGGCCTGGCGCGCAACGACTACGCCTCGGTGCTCCAGCTCAAGCTGATCCAGTGGGTGGAGAAGCACTGGGACGAGCCGGACGAGGGCATCTGGGAGGTCCGCGGCCCGCGCCGGCACTTCGTGCACTCCAAGGTCATGACCTGGGTCGCGGTCGACCGGACGGTCAAGCTGATCGAGTCCGGGGACGTCGACGGGCCGCTGGAGCGCTGGAAGGACCTGCGCGAGACCATCCACCGGGACGTCTGCGAGAACGGCTACGACAAGGAACGCAACACCTTCACCCAGTCCTACGGCTCGCAGGAGCTGGACGCCTCGCTGCTGCTGATCCCGCAGATGGGGTTCCTGCCGCCGGACGACAAGCGCGTCATCGGCACGATCGAGGCGATCCAGCGGGAGCTGTCCACCGAGGACGGGTTCGTGCTGCGCTACCCGACGTCCGGCGCCGACGACCTCGGGGTGGACGGCCTGGAGGGCGAGGAAGGGGCCTTCCTGGCGTGTTCGTTCTGGCTCGCCGACGACCTCGCGATGATCGGCCGGGTCGACGAGGCCCGCAAGCTCTTCGAGAAGCTGCTCTCGCTCCGCAACGACCTGGGACTGCTCGCCGAGGAGTGGGACCCCAAGGCCCAGCGGCAGGTGGGCAACTTCCCGCAGGCGTTCAGCCACGTTCCGCTGATCGACACGGCGCTGCGGCTGACGGCCAGCGGGGCCTACGGGGGTTAG